The following proteins are encoded in a genomic region of Thiomicrospira sp. R3:
- a CDS encoding four helix bundle protein, with product MRKHYDLRAWQIAMILVEQVYAITSHFPNEERFGLTNQLRRAAVSVPSNIAEGAARGSDADFLRFLYISRGSLSEIETQLLIAKNLNFLSDMQEVQQTIEQTFAQLGGLIKHLETKK from the coding sequence GTGAGAAAGCATTATGATTTACGTGCTTGGCAAATTGCGATGATATTAGTTGAGCAGGTTTATGCGATAACTTCTCACTTTCCCAATGAAGAAAGATTTGGATTAACCAACCAACTTCGCCGAGCAGCCGTGTCTGTTCCCAGTAATATTGCTGAAGGTGCAGCAAGAGGTAGTGATGCAGACTTTCTGAGATTCCTTTATATCTCACGTGGCTCACTAAGCGAGATAGAAACACAATTGCTGATAGCTAAAAATTTAAACTTTTTGTCAGATATGCAAGAAGTCCAACAAACAATAGAACAAACATTTGCCCAACTTGGCGGATTAATTAAGCACCTAGAGACAAAAAAATGA